Proteins encoded in a region of the Pseudomonas viciae genome:
- the atzF gene encoding allophanate hydrolase, whose translation MNLSLRLDDLRNAYRSGELTPRQVLSSLREKAAALNPDYHLFIHLLTLEELEPFLATLEGRDLESLPLYGVPFAIKDNIDLAGIATTAACPAFAYVPQRSATIVEQLLALGAIPLGKTNLDQFATGLNGTRSPYGACRNSVLSDYPAGGSSAGSSLAVALGVASFALGTDTAGSGRVPAALNNLLGLKATKGLISTAGVVPACRTLDCVTTFTATAREASQLLALTARLDPRDEYSRSNPLWNDGSAFGAPRRFRFGVPRPQDLAFFGCDEGPQLFLDAIERLERIGGEAVELDLSPFLEAARLLYEGPWVAERYSVAGQLMEREPDAVLPVIRAVLAKAPTVDGVQTFRAQYRLQALKAQCDRVMETLDCVLTPTIGRPVTLAELAAEPVLRNSELGYYTNFMNLLDYAAVAVPSAFMANGLPWGVTLFGRAFTDQYLLGVADALQRQQDPALPTPTNPARHDRARLVVCGAHLDGLALNWQLKQRGAHLVEATRSSPDYRLYALAGGPPLRPGMLRVSEGGVAIEVEVWEMPSSELGSFLTGIPAPLGLGKVQLADGRWESGFICEAYGLEGAQEISHLGGWRAYLQSLK comes from the coding sequence ATGAACCTCTCTCTACGTTTGGACGATCTGCGCAACGCCTACCGCAGCGGCGAACTGACGCCTCGCCAAGTGCTGTCGAGCCTGCGGGAAAAAGCCGCCGCGCTGAATCCGGACTATCACCTGTTCATCCACCTGCTGACGCTTGAGGAACTCGAACCCTTCCTGGCCACACTGGAAGGCCGCGACCTGGAAAGCCTGCCACTGTACGGCGTGCCCTTCGCGATCAAGGACAACATTGATCTGGCCGGCATTGCCACCACTGCCGCGTGTCCGGCGTTTGCCTACGTGCCGCAACGTTCGGCCACCATCGTCGAGCAGTTATTGGCGCTGGGCGCGATTCCGCTGGGCAAGACCAACCTCGACCAGTTCGCCACCGGACTCAATGGCACCCGCTCGCCCTACGGCGCCTGCCGCAACAGCGTACTGTCCGACTATCCGGCGGGCGGTTCGAGCGCCGGCTCGTCACTGGCGGTGGCCCTGGGCGTGGCAAGTTTTGCCTTGGGTACCGACACCGCCGGTTCCGGTCGGGTACCTGCGGCACTGAACAATCTGCTGGGGTTGAAAGCCACCAAGGGCTTGATCTCCACGGCCGGCGTAGTACCGGCCTGTCGCACGCTGGACTGCGTCACGACCTTCACCGCAACGGCGCGGGAAGCCAGCCAGTTACTGGCGCTGACGGCTCGTCTCGACCCCCGCGACGAATACAGCCGCAGCAATCCGCTGTGGAACGACGGCTCAGCATTCGGCGCGCCGCGACGCTTTCGCTTCGGCGTGCCTCGCCCCCAGGACCTGGCCTTTTTCGGCTGCGACGAAGGTCCGCAACTGTTTCTGGACGCCATCGAGCGGCTCGAACGCATAGGTGGCGAAGCGGTGGAACTGGACTTGTCGCCGTTCCTGGAAGCCGCACGCCTGCTATATGAAGGGCCTTGGGTCGCCGAGCGCTACAGCGTCGCCGGCCAATTGATGGAGCGCGAGCCTGACGCCGTATTACCAGTGATCCGCGCCGTATTGGCGAAAGCACCTACCGTGGATGGCGTACAGACCTTCCGCGCCCAGTACCGTTTGCAAGCACTCAAAGCCCAATGCGACCGCGTCATGGAAACCCTCGATTGCGTCCTCACGCCGACCATCGGCCGTCCGGTGACCCTCGCCGAGCTGGCCGCCGAACCGGTGTTGCGCAATTCCGAGCTGGGTTACTACACCAATTTCATGAACCTGCTGGACTATGCCGCCGTCGCCGTCCCCAGCGCGTTCATGGCCAACGGCCTGCCTTGGGGCGTGACGCTGTTCGGTCGAGCCTTCACTGATCAATACCTGCTCGGCGTGGCCGATGCCTTGCAGCGCCAGCAGGATCCGGCGTTGCCAACGCCAACCAACCCGGCACGCCACGACCGGGCACGACTGGTGGTGTGCGGGGCGCACCTGGACGGATTGGCGCTTAACTGGCAGCTCAAGCAACGCGGTGCCCACCTGGTCGAAGCCACCCGCAGTTCACCCGATTACCGCCTCTATGCCCTGGCCGGCGGCCCACCCTTGCGCCCCGGCATGCTTCGGGTCAGTGAAGGTGGCGTGGCGATTGAGGTCGAGGTCTGGGAAATGCCGAGCAGCGAACTGGGTTCGTTCCTGACCGGCATCCCCGCGCCGTTGGGGCTGGGCAAGGTGCAACTGGCCGATGGCCGTTGGGAAAGCGGATTCATTTGCGAGGCGTATGGCTTGGAGGGCGCGCAGGAGATCAGCCATTTGGGGGGATGGCGGGCTTACCTGCAAAGCCTTAAGTAG
- the uca gene encoding urea carboxylase produces MFEKVLIANRGAIACRILRTLRELKVEGVAVYAQADAASLHILQADQAHCLGEGAAAATYLAVDKLLAIAKSSGATAIHPGYGFLSENAAFAEACEAANIAFIGPTPEQLRVFGLKHTARDLARRHGVPLLEGTELLDSLDAALLAGTQVGYPVMLKSTAGGGGIGMRVCRSAAELSESFETVRRLGQNNFSDAGVFIEKYIERARHLEVQVFGDGQGQVIALGVRDCSVQRRNQKVLEETPAPNLPEGMADELCAAAIQLAKAVNYRSAGTVEFVFDSDAGRFYFLEVNTRLQVEHGVTEQVWGVDLVRWMVQLAAGDLPPLCELRQGLKAEGHAIQARLYAEDPGRDFQPSPGLLTTVQFPQCDGKQLRIDTWVEAGCQIPPYFDPMIAKVIRWAPTREQARLGLYQALDESLLYGVETNRQYLQQILLDAPFANGQPWTRCLEALVYRANTFEVLSPGTQTSIQDYPGRLGYWAVGVPPSGPMDSRSLRLGNRLLGNEEGAAALEITMSGPLLRFNCPARVAVTGAVIALTLDGEAVPMNTVLSIGAGTTLAMGTIAGAGARSYLCLQGGVQVPDYLGSKSTFTLGQFGGHGGRALCTGDVLHLKPLDEHTALPQTSVPVLELPSVRQIRVIYGPHGAPEYFTECYIQTFFDTAWEVHFNSSRTGVRLIGPKPEWVRADGGEAGLHPSNIHDNPYAIGAVDFTGDMPVILGPDGPSLGGFVCPVTVIEADLWQLGQLKAGDKVRFVPVDVSTARSLALKWDQCGSGLARESGLSVTSILDVPPLSRASSLPQGISSPVVLDIGRDDTRLVARLSGDTHLLLEIGAPELDLVLRFRAHALMQALEHKQLHGVIDLTPGIRSLQVHYQPEQLPLADLLAIVAGEWDAVCAAQDLQVPSRIVHLPLSWDDPACQLAIEKYMTTVRKDAPWCPSNLEFIRRINDLPNLDEVQRTVFDASYLVMGLGDVYLGAPVATPLDPRHRLVTTKYNPARTWTAENSVGIGGAYMCVYGMEGPGGYQFVGRTLQMWNRYRDVAAFDGKPWLLRFFDQIRFYPVSADELLRIRRDFPLGRFDLNIEHSQLNLADYQRFLAQEADSIAAFRQQQQGAFNAERERWIASGQAHFDSEEPAPAPDENALLSEDQMSVDSHIAGNLWQVQVEVGARVAVGDVLVILESMKMEIPVLAPVAGVVREVRVQPGSAVRAGQRVVVLERD; encoded by the coding sequence ATGTTCGAAAAAGTCCTGATCGCCAACCGTGGCGCCATCGCCTGCCGCATCCTGCGGACCCTGCGTGAACTGAAGGTCGAAGGTGTGGCGGTGTATGCCCAGGCCGATGCCGCCAGCTTGCATATCCTGCAAGCCGACCAAGCCCATTGCCTGGGCGAAGGCGCGGCGGCCGCCACTTACCTGGCGGTAGACAAGCTCCTGGCGATCGCCAAAAGCAGCGGCGCGACGGCGATCCATCCCGGCTACGGTTTTCTCTCGGAAAACGCAGCCTTCGCCGAAGCCTGCGAAGCCGCAAATATCGCGTTCATCGGCCCGACGCCGGAGCAACTGCGTGTGTTCGGCCTCAAGCACACCGCCCGCGACCTGGCACGCCGACACGGCGTGCCGCTGCTCGAAGGCACCGAACTGCTCGACAGCCTCGACGCCGCGCTGCTGGCGGGGACGCAGGTTGGCTATCCGGTGATGCTCAAAAGTACCGCCGGTGGCGGCGGCATCGGCATGCGCGTGTGTCGCAGTGCCGCCGAGCTGAGTGAATCCTTCGAAACGGTGAGGCGCCTGGGCCAGAACAACTTCAGCGATGCTGGGGTGTTCATCGAGAAGTACATCGAACGCGCGCGGCACCTCGAGGTGCAGGTGTTCGGCGACGGCCAGGGACAAGTGATCGCCTTGGGCGTGCGCGACTGCTCGGTGCAGCGGCGCAATCAGAAAGTCCTCGAGGAAACCCCGGCGCCGAACCTGCCCGAAGGCATGGCTGACGAACTCTGTGCGGCGGCGATCCAACTGGCCAAGGCGGTGAACTACCGCAGCGCCGGCACCGTGGAATTCGTGTTCGACAGCGATGCCGGACGCTTCTATTTCCTGGAGGTGAACACCCGACTGCAAGTCGAGCATGGCGTCACCGAGCAAGTATGGGGCGTGGATCTGGTGCGCTGGATGGTGCAACTGGCCGCCGGCGACCTGCCGCCACTTTGCGAGTTACGCCAGGGTTTGAAAGCCGAGGGCCATGCGATTCAGGCACGTTTGTATGCCGAGGATCCGGGCCGGGATTTCCAGCCTAGCCCAGGGCTGCTGACCACCGTGCAGTTCCCGCAATGCGATGGCAAACAACTGCGCATCGACACCTGGGTCGAGGCCGGTTGCCAGATCCCGCCTTACTTCGATCCGATGATCGCCAAAGTCATTCGTTGGGCCCCCACCCGCGAGCAGGCACGCCTGGGCTTGTATCAAGCGCTGGATGAAAGCCTGCTGTACGGCGTGGAAACCAATCGCCAATACCTGCAACAGATCCTCCTCGATGCACCGTTTGCCAACGGCCAGCCCTGGACCCGCTGCCTGGAGGCGCTGGTCTATCGCGCCAACACCTTTGAAGTGCTCAGCCCCGGTACCCAGACCAGCATCCAGGACTATCCCGGTCGCCTCGGCTATTGGGCGGTGGGTGTGCCGCCGTCGGGACCGATGGACAGCCGTTCGCTGCGCCTGGGCAATCGCCTGCTGGGTAATGAAGAAGGTGCGGCGGCGTTGGAGATCACCATGAGCGGGCCGCTGCTGCGCTTCAACTGCCCTGCCCGGGTGGCCGTGACCGGTGCGGTGATTGCGCTGACCCTCGACGGTGAAGCCGTACCGATGAACACCGTGTTGTCGATTGGGGCCGGCACCACCCTGGCAATGGGCACCATCGCTGGGGCCGGGGCGCGCAGTTACCTGTGCCTGCAAGGCGGCGTGCAAGTGCCGGATTACCTGGGCAGTAAAAGCACGTTCACCCTCGGCCAGTTCGGCGGTCATGGCGGACGGGCGTTGTGCACGGGCGACGTGTTGCACCTCAAGCCACTGGATGAGCACACGGCGCTGCCGCAAACGAGCGTGCCGGTTCTTGAGTTGCCGAGCGTGCGGCAGATTCGTGTGATCTATGGCCCTCACGGCGCGCCGGAATACTTCACCGAGTGCTACATCCAGACCTTCTTCGACACGGCGTGGGAAGTGCATTTCAACTCCAGCCGTACCGGCGTGCGCCTGATCGGACCGAAACCCGAATGGGTACGCGCCGACGGTGGCGAGGCCGGCCTGCATCCTTCCAACATCCATGACAATCCCTACGCCATCGGTGCCGTGGACTTTACCGGCGACATGCCCGTCATCCTCGGCCCCGACGGCCCGAGCCTGGGCGGCTTCGTTTGCCCGGTGACGGTGATCGAGGCGGACCTCTGGCAACTGGGGCAACTCAAGGCGGGGGACAAGGTGCGGTTTGTGCCGGTGGATGTATCGACCGCCCGATCTCTGGCCTTGAAATGGGATCAATGTGGGAGCGGGCTTGCTCGCGAAAGCGGTCTGTCAGTTACATCAATATTGGATGTCCCGCCGCTATCGCGAGCAAGCTCGCTCCCACAGGGGATTTCGTCGCCTGTGGTATTGGATATCGGGCGGGACGATACCCGCCTGGTGGCGAGATTGTCCGGCGACACCCATCTACTGCTGGAAATCGGCGCCCCCGAACTGGACCTCGTGCTGCGCTTTCGCGCCCATGCCTTGATGCAGGCTTTGGAACACAAACAATTGCACGGTGTGATCGACCTCACCCCGGGCATTCGCTCACTGCAAGTGCACTATCAACCCGAGCAACTGCCCCTGGCCGATCTCCTGGCCATTGTCGCCGGGGAATGGGACGCGGTGTGCGCCGCACAGGACCTGCAAGTGCCGTCGCGCATCGTCCACCTGCCGCTGTCCTGGGACGATCCGGCTTGCCAGCTGGCGATCGAGAAATACATGACCACGGTGCGCAAGGACGCGCCCTGGTGCCCAAGCAACCTGGAGTTCATCCGACGCATCAACGACCTGCCCAACCTCGACGAAGTGCAACGCACCGTGTTCGACGCCAGCTACCTGGTGATGGGCCTGGGGGACGTCTACCTCGGCGCGCCGGTCGCCACGCCGCTGGACCCACGGCATCGGCTGGTGACCACCAAATACAACCCGGCCCGCACCTGGACTGCGGAAAACTCGGTGGGCATCGGCGGCGCCTATATGTGCGTGTACGGCATGGAGGGTCCGGGGGGTTATCAGTTCGTCGGACGCACGTTGCAGATGTGGAACCGGTATCGGGACGTTGCCGCATTTGACGGCAAGCCCTGGCTGCTGCGGTTCTTCGACCAGATTCGTTTCTACCCGGTCAGTGCCGATGAACTGCTGCGCATTCGCCGGGATTTTCCCCTGGGCCGCTTCGACCTGAACATCGAACACAGCCAGCTCAACCTCGCTGATTACCAGCGTTTTCTGGCGCAGGAGGCCGACAGCATCGCCGCGTTCCGACAGCAGCAACAAGGCGCTTTCAACGCCGAGCGCGAGCGTTGGATCGCCAGTGGCCAGGCGCACTTCGACAGCGAAGAACCTGCCCCCGCGCCGGACGAAAACGCGCTACTGAGCGAGGATCAAATGAGCGTCGACAGCCACATCGCCGGCAACCTCTGGCAGGTGCAGGTGGAAGTGGGCGCCCGGGTCGCCGTCGGTGATGTGCTGGTGATTCTGGAGTCGATGAAGATGGAAATCCCGGTGCTGGCGCCCGTGGCCGGGGTGGTGCGCGAAGTTCGCGTCCAGCCAGGTTCAGCGGTGCGCGCCGGACAGCGCGTCGTGGTGCTGGAACGTGACTGA
- a CDS encoding urea amidolyase associated protein UAAP2, whose protein sequence is MSLAIATVQKQPDTAIYRATIPAGEPWLVEVKAGQTLRILDLEGNQAVDTLFYSLANPKERYDVQRTLRRQNSVYLSTGSVLYSNLGQPMLTIVEDTCGRHDTLGGACAQESNTVRYALEKRYMHSCRDNYLRACAHDGRLGKGDIGPNINFFMNVPVTADGGLTFEDGISAPGKYVDLRAEMDVIVLISNCPQLNNPCNAYNPTPAELLIWN, encoded by the coding sequence ATGTCACTCGCCATCGCCACCGTACAAAAGCAGCCTGACACCGCTATCTATCGCGCCACCATTCCCGCCGGGGAACCCTGGCTGGTGGAGGTCAAGGCTGGCCAGACCCTGCGCATCCTCGACCTGGAGGGCAACCAGGCGGTCGACACGCTGTTCTACAGCCTGGCCAACCCCAAGGAACGCTACGACGTGCAGCGCACGCTGCGCCGGCAGAACAGCGTTTACCTGAGCACCGGCAGCGTCCTGTACTCCAACCTAGGCCAGCCGATGCTGACCATCGTCGAAGACACCTGCGGGCGCCACGACACCCTCGGCGGCGCCTGCGCCCAGGAAAGCAACACCGTGCGCTACGCCCTGGAAAAACGCTACATGCACAGCTGTCGCGACAACTACCTGCGGGCCTGCGCCCATGACGGTCGCCTGGGCAAGGGCGATATCGGACCGAACATCAACTTCTTCATGAACGTGCCGGTCACTGCCGACGGCGGCCTGACATTCGAAGACGGGATCTCGGCGCCGGGCAAATACGTCGACCTGCGGGCCGAGATGGACGTGATCGTCCTGATCTCCAACTGCCCGCAACTGAACAACCCATGCAATGCCTACAACCCCACACCTGCGGAGCTTTTGATATGGAACTGA
- a CDS encoding urea amidolyase associated protein UAAP1 produces MTDSIPLFPPFAEELLPGGGHRSFVLKRGQLLRLTDLRGGANVSLTLLNANEKTERLNLPDSLKCQHTAKLTAGHCLYSDMGRVLAAITADTCGWSDSLGGVLCAEEVAQKYGQGRYQELRNGFFRNGTDNLLVELGKWGLGLSDLLMTLNLFSRVNVDEAGGFHFVEGHSKAGDYIELYAPMDTLVVLTALQHPMDPNPQYAPQPLKLSWMNADPSVAEHCRQSRPENQRGFINTDRLFA; encoded by the coding sequence ATGACCGATTCGATCCCGTTGTTTCCCCCCTTCGCCGAAGAGCTGCTGCCCGGTGGCGGCCACCGTTCCTTTGTGCTCAAGCGCGGCCAACTGCTGCGCCTGACCGACCTGCGCGGCGGTGCCAACGTGAGCCTGACGCTACTCAACGCCAACGAAAAAACCGAACGCCTGAACCTGCCCGACAGCCTCAAATGCCAACACACCGCCAAACTCACCGCCGGCCATTGTTTGTACTCGGACATGGGTCGGGTACTGGCGGCGATTACCGCCGACACCTGCGGTTGGAGCGATAGCCTGGGCGGCGTGCTCTGCGCCGAGGAAGTCGCGCAGAAATACGGTCAGGGCCGCTACCAGGAGCTGCGCAACGGCTTCTTTCGCAATGGCACCGACAACCTGCTGGTGGAGCTGGGCAAATGGGGCTTGGGCCTGTCCGACCTGCTGATGACCCTCAACCTGTTCAGCCGGGTCAATGTCGATGAGGCCGGAGGTTTTCACTTCGTTGAAGGCCATTCCAAGGCCGGCGATTACATCGAGTTGTACGCGCCGATGGACACCCTGGTGGTGCTGACTGCGCTGCAACACCCGATGGACCCGAACCCGCAATACGCCCCGCAACCGCTCAAGCTCAGTTGGATGAATGCTGACCCCAGCGTCGCCGAGCACTGCCGCCAGTCGCGCCCGGAAAACCAGCGCGGTTTCATCAACACCGACCGTCTGTTCGCCTGA
- a CDS encoding ABC transporter ATP-binding protein has protein sequence MSFITVNNVWQQYGDQVVLERLNLSVAEGEFCTLVGASGCGKSTFLRLLLGQERASRGQILLDGQPLAGEPDASRGVVFQRYSVFPHLTVLDNVALGLELPRSPLLGRLFGSAKRQVREEAAHLLGKVGLGHARDKYPAQLSGGMQQRLAIAQALIMKPRVLLLDEPFGALDPGIRKDMHALLLELWRETRLTVFMVTHDLSEGFSLGTRLLVFDKVRVDPHAPGAYGARITYDIPLNSDRRTDRAAVDALPAELAGTLRSA, from the coding sequence ATGAGCTTCATTACCGTGAACAACGTCTGGCAACAGTATGGCGATCAGGTGGTGCTTGAGCGCTTGAACCTGAGCGTCGCCGAGGGCGAATTCTGCACACTCGTGGGCGCGTCCGGTTGCGGCAAGTCGACCTTCCTGCGATTGCTGCTGGGCCAGGAACGCGCCAGTCGCGGGCAGATTCTCCTGGACGGCCAACCCTTGGCCGGTGAGCCGGATGCCAGTCGGGGCGTGGTGTTCCAGCGCTATTCGGTATTCCCGCACCTGACCGTGCTGGACAACGTGGCCCTGGGCCTGGAACTGCCGCGCTCGCCGCTGCTGGGCCGGCTGTTCGGCAGCGCCAAACGCCAGGTCCGCGAAGAAGCCGCGCACCTGCTGGGCAAGGTCGGCCTCGGCCACGCGCGGGACAAATACCCAGCGCAACTGTCCGGCGGCATGCAACAACGGCTGGCCATCGCCCAGGCACTGATCATGAAGCCGCGTGTCCTGCTGCTGGACGAGCCCTTCGGTGCCCTCGATCCGGGCATTCGCAAAGACATGCACGCCTTGTTGCTGGAGCTGTGGCGCGAAACCCGGCTGACAGTGTTCATGGTCACCCATGACCTGTCCGAAGGTTTCAGCCTCGGCACGCGCCTGTTGGTGTTCGACAAAGTCCGTGTCGACCCGCACGCCCCCGGCGCCTATGGCGCGCGCATCACCTATGACATTCCACTGAACAGCGACCGGCGCACCGACCGGGCCGCCGTCGACGCCCTGCCCGCCGAACTGGCCGGCACGTTGCGTAGCGCTTGA
- a CDS encoding ABC transporter permease produces MRLINRYPDRPSRLLLVILPFALVLFAYFMGSAERLTDNPNDKLLPSAVQMADAVKRLAFTADARSGDYLLWQDTASSLRRLAIGLGISALAGLCLGIAAGTLPLFGAPLSPLLTVVSMVPPLAILPILFIVFGLGELSKVMLIVIGITPCLARDLEQRAREIPVELLIKAQTLGASTWTLMLRVVLPQLLPRLLISLRLMLGSAWLFLIAAEAIASTDGLGYRIFLVRRYLAMDVILPYVVWITLLAWLMDWGLKRLTRQAFPWYEGAKA; encoded by the coding sequence ATGCGCCTGATCAACCGCTACCCGGATCGTCCCAGCCGCTTGTTGCTGGTGATCCTGCCCTTCGCGCTGGTGTTGTTCGCCTACTTCATGGGCTCGGCCGAACGGTTGACGGACAACCCTAACGACAAGCTGCTGCCCAGCGCCGTGCAAATGGCCGACGCGGTGAAACGCCTGGCCTTCACGGCTGATGCCCGCAGCGGCGATTACCTGCTCTGGCAAGACACCGCGTCGAGCCTGCGGCGACTGGCCATCGGCCTGGGCATCAGTGCCCTCGCCGGGCTGTGCCTGGGCATTGCCGCCGGCACGCTACCGTTGTTCGGCGCGCCGTTATCGCCGTTGCTCACGGTGGTATCGATGGTGCCACCGCTGGCGATCCTGCCGATCCTGTTCATCGTCTTTGGCCTGGGGGAATTGTCGAAAGTCATGCTGATCGTCATTGGCATCACACCGTGCCTGGCCCGGGATCTGGAACAGCGCGCCCGGGAAATCCCGGTCGAGCTGCTGATCAAGGCCCAGACCCTCGGCGCTTCGACCTGGACGCTGATGCTACGGGTGGTGCTGCCGCAATTGCTGCCGCGCCTGTTGATTTCCCTGCGGCTGATGCTGGGGTCGGCCTGGCTGTTTCTGATTGCCGCCGAAGCCATCGCCTCCACCGATGGGCTGGGCTATCGGATTTTCCTGGTGCGGCGTTACCTGGCGATGGACGTGATCTTGCCGTACGTGGTGTGGATCACCCTGCTCGCCTGGCTGATGGATTGGGGCCTCAAGCGCCTGACCCGGCAAGCGTTCCCCTGGTACGAGGGGGCGAAGGCATGA
- a CDS encoding putative urea ABC transporter substrate-binding protein, translating to MLKLRLSSLLIAAFSALVSLSSPAAQKDHFSVCWTIYAGWMPWEYAGSQGIVDKWAKKYGIKIDVVQLNDYVESINQYTAGQFDGCTMTNMDALTIPAAGGVDSTALIVSDFSNGNDGIVLKGAGKKVADLKGMDVNLVELSVSHYLLARALDSVGLTEKDLKVVNTSDADISAAFNTDQVKAVTTWNPMLSDIKAQPGVSEVFNSSQVPGEIMDMMVVNTQTLQDNPALGKALTGAWFEVVALMNANNAASKTALEHMAKASGTDLAGFQAQLDTTKLFATPKEALSFATSQQLPATMGKVAEFSFQHGLLGEGAKNTDAVGMAFANGVTRGDKANLKLRFDPTYVQLAADAKL from the coding sequence ATGCTCAAGCTTCGTCTGTCGTCCCTGCTCATCGCCGCCTTTTCGGCCCTGGTGAGCCTTTCCTCCCCCGCGGCGCAAAAAGACCACTTCAGCGTCTGCTGGACCATTTACGCCGGCTGGATGCCCTGGGAATACGCTGGCAGCCAAGGCATCGTCGACAAGTGGGCGAAGAAGTACGGCATCAAGATCGACGTCGTGCAGCTCAATGATTACGTCGAATCCATCAACCAGTACACCGCCGGTCAGTTCGACGGCTGCACCATGACCAACATGGACGCCCTGACCATTCCCGCCGCCGGTGGCGTGGACAGCACCGCGCTGATCGTCAGCGATTTCTCCAACGGCAACGACGGTATCGTCCTCAAGGGCGCTGGCAAGAAAGTCGCTGATCTCAAGGGCATGGACGTCAACCTGGTGGAACTGTCGGTCTCCCACTACCTGCTGGCCCGCGCCCTGGATTCGGTTGGCCTCACCGAGAAAGACCTGAAAGTCGTCAACACGTCCGACGCCGACATCTCCGCCGCCTTCAACACTGATCAGGTCAAGGCCGTCACCACTTGGAACCCGATGCTCTCGGACATCAAGGCCCAGCCCGGCGTGAGCGAAGTGTTCAATTCCAGCCAAGTACCCGGCGAGATCATGGACATGATGGTGGTCAACACCCAGACCCTGCAGGACAACCCGGCCCTGGGCAAAGCGTTGACCGGCGCCTGGTTTGAAGTGGTGGCGCTGATGAACGCGAACAACGCCGCCAGCAAGACGGCACTGGAACACATGGCCAAAGCCTCAGGCACCGACTTGGCCGGCTTCCAGGCGCAACTGGACACCACCAAGCTGTTCGCCACACCCAAGGAAGCCCTGAGCTTCGCCACCAGCCAGCAACTGCCCGCAACCATGGGCAAGGTGGCCGAGTTCTCGTTCCAGCACGGCTTGCTGGGCGAAGGTGCCAAGAATACCGACGCGGTCGGCATGGCGTTCGCCAATGGCGTGACCCGCGGCGACAAGGCCAACCTCAAGCTGCGCTTTGACCCGACCTACGTGCAGTTGGCCGCCGACGCCAAGCTGTAA
- a CDS encoding enoyl-CoA hydratase/isomerase family protein, with translation MNLHFEELTGIDGARVGIATLDAEKSLNALSLPMINALRDRLDAWAREPQIVCVLLRGNGAKAFCAGGEVRSLVEACRATPGEVPPLAGQFFAAEYRLDFNLHTYPKPLLCWGHGYVLGGGMGLLQGASTRIVTPSSRLAMPEISIGLYPDVGASWFLSRLPGKLGLFLGLTGAHMNARDAIDLGLADRFLLDEQQDDLIEGLLQLNWQEQTQMQLNSLLKALQQEAVAQLPEAQWLPRRQKIDEWLDVSDVRCAWKALSLLVDHPDPLIARAAKTMSEGSPLTAHLVWEQIARARHLSLAGVFRMEYTLSLNCCRHPEFSEGVRARLIDKDHKPHWHWPDINHVPEAAVEAHFHKAWEGRHPLADLSNE, from the coding sequence ATGAATCTGCACTTCGAAGAACTCACCGGCATCGACGGTGCCCGCGTCGGCATTGCCACGCTGGATGCCGAAAAATCCCTGAACGCTCTTTCCCTGCCAATGATCAACGCCCTGCGCGATCGTCTCGATGCCTGGGCCCGAGAACCGCAAATCGTATGCGTGCTGCTGCGCGGCAATGGCGCCAAGGCCTTCTGCGCCGGCGGCGAAGTGCGCAGCCTGGTGGAGGCCTGCCGGGCCACCCCCGGTGAAGTACCACCCCTGGCTGGGCAATTTTTCGCGGCGGAATACCGCTTGGACTTCAACCTGCACACCTACCCCAAACCCTTGCTGTGCTGGGGCCATGGCTATGTCCTGGGCGGCGGCATGGGCCTGCTGCAAGGCGCGAGTACCCGGATCGTCACGCCGAGCAGTCGCCTGGCAATGCCGGAAATCAGCATCGGCCTGTACCCGGATGTCGGCGCCAGTTGGTTTCTGTCGCGCCTGCCGGGCAAGCTCGGTCTGTTTCTTGGCCTGACCGGCGCCCACATGAATGCCCGGGATGCCATCGACCTGGGCCTGGCCGACCGGTTTTTGCTGGATGAACAACAGGACGACTTGATCGAGGGCCTGCTGCAACTCAACTGGCAGGAACAGACCCAGATGCAGCTCAACAGCCTGCTCAAGGCGCTGCAGCAGGAAGCCGTCGCGCAACTGCCCGAAGCCCAATGGCTGCCACGTCGGCAGAAAATCGACGAGTGGTTGGATGTCAGCGATGTGCGCTGCGCCTGGAAGGCCCTCAGCCTGCTGGTGGACCACCCGGATCCATTGATCGCCCGGGCGGCCAAGACCATGAGCGAAGGCTCACCACTGACCGCTCATCTGGTCTGGGAACAGATCGCTCGTGCCCGGCATCTGTCGTTGGCCGGGGTGTTCCGGATGGAATACACCTTGAGCCTCAACTGCTGCCGCCATCCGGAGTTCAGCGAAGGTGTGCGGGCGCGGTTGATCGATAAGGATCACAAACCCCATTGGCACTGGCCGGACATCAATCATGTCCCTGAAGCAGCAGTGGAGGCGCATTTCCACAAGGCGTGGGAAGGTCGGCATCCGTTGGCGGATTTGTCCAACGAGTAA